The following proteins are co-located in the Triticum aestivum cultivar Chinese Spring chromosome 1A, IWGSC CS RefSeq v2.1, whole genome shotgun sequence genome:
- the LOC123044265 gene encoding serine/threonine-protein kinase PCRK1 yields MLSCYCRAGGGQSRRSAMQCFRFASWDKERDKEELQVPARSQSARSNSSISTDHDARRSGSECCSLTVSSEISVESFGRYRQLSLPQRPNNDLRIFTFQELKSATRSFSRALMIGEGGFGCVYRGTIRSTLEPRRSLDVAIKQLGRKGLQGHKEWVTEVNFLGVVGHPNLVKLIGYCAEDDERGIQLLLVYEFMPHGSLADHLSTRSPKPASWAMRLRVALDTARGLKYLHEDSEFKIIFRDLKPSNILLDENWNAKLSDFGLARLGPQEGSHVSTAVVGTIGYAAPEYIHTGRLSSKNDIWSYGVVLYELLTGRRPLDRNRPRGEQNLVEWVKPYSSDTKKFETIMDPRLEGNYSMKSAVRIASLANKCLVRHARYRPKMSEVLEMVQKIVDSSDLGTPEHPLISHSKELASDEKKRKGLDLKRRIAGIKAGDGRWLTWHKWTPKLVRTQ; encoded by the exons ATGCTGTCATGTTATTGCAGAGCAGGAGGGGGTCAAAGCAGAAGAAGCGCGATGCAGTGCTTCCGGTTCGCGAGCTGGGACAAGGAGCGGGACAAGGAGGAGCTGCAGGTGCCTGCACGGTCTCAGTCGGCGCGTTCCAACAGCAGCATCTCCACGGACCATGACGCACGGCGGTCGGGCTCAGAGTGCTGCTCGCTCACCGTCTCGTCCGAGATCAGCGTCGAGTCCTTTGGCCGGTACCGGCAGCTGTCGCTGCCGCAGCGGCCCAACAATGACCTCCGCATCTTCACCTTCCAGGAGCTCAAGAGCGCCACCCGGAGCTTCAGCCGTGCACTCATGATCGGCGAGGGCGGTTTTGGCTGCGTCTACCGCGGCACCATCCGGAGCACCCTCGAGCCGCGCCGAAGCCTCGATGTCGCCATCAAGCAGCTCGGACGCAAAGGCCTCCAG GGACATAAGGAATGGGTGACCGAGGTGAACTTTCTTGGGGTGGTGGGTCATCCCAACCTGGTGAAGCTCATCGGCTACTGCGCAGAGGACGACGAGAGGGGGATTCAGTTGCTGCTCGTCTACGAATTCATGCCTCACGGAAGcctagctgatcacctgtcaacaAGATCACCAAAGCCCGCTTCATGGGCAATGAGGCTGAGAGTAGCACTCGACACTGCTCGTGGTCTCAAGTACCTGCACGAAGATTCTGAATTCAAG ATAATATTCCGTGATCTGAAGCCTTCAAACATCCTGCTCGACGAGAACTGGAACGCAAAACTGTCGGACTTCGGCTTGGCTAGACTGGGGCCGCAAGAGGGAAGCCATGTTTCAACAGCG GTGGTGGGTACTATAGGGTATGCAGCTCCTGAGTATATCCATACAGGACGCCTCAGCAGTAAGAATGACATATGGAGCTATGGAGTGGTTCTCTACGAGCTCCTCACAGGCCGGAGGCCTCTGGACCGGAACAGACCGAGGGGTGAACAGAACCTTGTGGAATGGGTGAAGCCCTACTCCTCCGACACCAAGAAGTTTGAAACCATAATGGATCCAAGGCTCGAAGGGAACTACAGCATGAAATCGGCAGTCAGGATTGCCTCGCTGGCAAACAAGTGCCTGGTGCGCCATGCAAGGTATAGACCTAAGATGAGCGAGGTGCTGGAGATGGTGCAGAAGATTGTCGATAGCAGTGACCTTGGAACACCAGAGCATCCCCTGATAAGCCATTCAAAAGAATTGGCTAGTgatgagaaaaaaaggaaaggccttGATCTGAAGAGGAGGATCGCTGGTATTAAAGCTGGAGATGGTAGATGGCTTACATGGCACAAGTGGACACCCAAGCTTGTGAGAACACAATGA
- the LOC123044258 gene encoding pentatricopeptide repeat-containing protein At5g08305 produces MRPPLPLLPPHLLRRLDGRTLSTPLLDPLIRTTSSSPSTPHHSFSLYLLLLRSALRPSHLTFPFLGRAAARLASPRLALSLHAHPLRLGLLPWDIYVANSLVHMYAACALPDLARRLFDEIPRPNLVSWNALLDGYAKCHDLLSARCVFDRMPQRDVVSWSAMIDGCVKCGEHREALALFEMMETTGAGNGVRANDVTMVSVIGACAHLGDLGRGRQMHRYLQERGFLLNLRLATSLVDMYAKCGAISEALEVFRVVPVTSTDVLIWNAVIGGLAVHGLSMESVEIFQEMQHSGVVPDEITYLGLLSACVHGGLVGEAWRLFHSLEAQGLRPHVEHYACLVDVLGRAGRLEEAYGVVKSMPMEPNVSVLGALLNACHLHGWVELGEVVGRQLVQLQPDHDGRYIGLSNIYAIARRWQEAKKARKVMEERGVKKIPGFSEIDVGGRLHRFIAHDKAHSGSREIYALLNLITVEMKMKDDVAIPEYFLHTDRTMGA; encoded by the coding sequence ATGCGGcctccgcttcccctcctcccgccgcacctcctccgccgcctcgaCGGCCGCACCCTCTCCACGCCGCTGCTCGACCCCCTCATCCGCACCACCTCTTCCTCGCCCTCCACCCCGCACCACTCCTTCTccctctacctcctcctcctccgctccgcGCTGCGGCCCTCCCACCTCACCTTCCCCTTCCTtggccgcgccgccgctcgcctcgcctccCCGCGCCTCGCCCTCTCGCTCCACGCGCACCCGCTCCGGCTCGGGCTCCTCCCCTGGGACATCTATGTCGCGAATTCACTCGTCCACATGTACGCGGCCTGCGCGCTCCCCGACCTCGCCCGCCGCCTATTCGACGAAATACCGCGGCCGAACCTTGTTTCCTGGAATGCCCTTCTCGATGGCTACGCCAAGTGCCACGACCTCCTCTCCGCCCGCTGCGTGTTCGACCGGATGCCCCAGCGGGACGTGGTCTCCTGGAGCGCCATGATCGACGGGTGCGTCAAGTGCGGGGAGCATCGTGAGGCGCTGGCGTTGTTTGAGATGATGGAGACCACGGGGGCTGGCAATGGTGTTAGAGCGAATGATGTCACAATGGTCAGTGTGATAGGCGCGTGTGCTCATCTGGGGGACCTTGGGCGGGGAAGGCAGATGCATCGGTACCTTCAGGAGCGTGGCTTCCTGCTGAACCTCAGGCTCGCCACCTCTCTTGTGGACATGTATGCCAAGTGCGGGGCAATCAGCGAGGCGCTTGAGGTGTTTCGGGTCGTGCCAGTGACCAGCACCGATGTTCTGATATGGAACGCTGTGATTGGTGGACTTGCAGTGCATGGGTTGAGCATGGAGTCGGTGGAGATTTTCCAGGAGATGCAACATTCTGGTgttgtcccagatgagatcacatacCTTGGTTTGTTAAGTGCTTGCGTACATGGTGGTCTAGTGGGTGAGGCCTGGAGGTTATTTCACTCACTTGAAGCTCAAGGGCTCAGACCACATGTTGAGCACTATGCTTGTCTTGTAGATGTGCTTGGTCGAGCGGGCCGCTTGGAGGAAGCATACGGTGTTGTTAAGAGTATGCCAATGGAACCCAATGTGTCTGTACTTGGTGCTCTCTTGAATGCATGCCATCTGCATGGATGGGTAGAGTTGGGGGAGGTAGTCGGCAGGCAGCTTGTTCAATTGCAGCCAGATCATGATGGCAGGTACATTGGGTTGTCCAATATCTATGCTATTGCTAGGCGGTGGCAAGAGGCAAAGAAAGCAAGAAAGGTGATGGAGGAGAGAGGAGTGAAAAAGATCCCTGGGTTTAGCGAGATTGATGTCGGTGGAAGGCTCCACAGGTTTATTGCCCATGACAAGGCTCATTCTGGCTCAAGAGAGATATATGCGTTGCTTAATCTTATAACGGTGGAGATGAAAATGAAGGATGATGTTGCCATTCCAGAGTACTTCTTACATACAGATAGGACAATGGGTGCCTAA